Part of the Pagrus major chromosome 9, Pma_NU_1.0 genome, CTGAGGACTCATTTGCTCACTAAAGTTCACATTGTTGCATTGCCTCTGTTGCTGATGCTGCTGGTGAGAGATGTTCATCAGCCTCTGGCTGTTGTGGTTCACATACCCCTGCATAGACATATTCTGACTCATAGGCACTACCTGCTGATTGCTGCCAAGGCCCTGACCATGTCCCTGGAAGGAACCAAAATTGTGTCTCTGCTGAACAATAGCTAGGTTCCCCCTGAGaggatgctgctgttgtttggaGAGCTTGGTTGTGGTGTCCACGGTCCCAGAGCTCACCTCATTCCACTGCACCGGCATGTTGTTCTTGTTCATGTTTTCCGACGGTGCTGAGAAGGGCTGCTGGGAGCCACCAGGACCCATCTGGCACGATTGCATGTCCTGACCTGACTGAGTCATTGTGGCATCCACCATCGCCATCCTTCTCTGAGCATAAAATGATGCTGGTGGGGCCATGCCTGTCTGGTAGCCCTGAGTCTGATTGCTGGAATGGTAGGCCACCTGCCCCGAGTTGTGACCTGCAGGGCCAGAATTCTGGGACCTGAGGTATTGTACCATATCATCTGGAAGCACCATATCATCCTCGCCACTCTGCTCCACCCCAATCATCATCCCATCTACTGCCATGTTCTCCATGGCTACATTCTCAGAAATGCTCGGCGGTCTGGGGGCAAATGGGTAGCGTTGCAAGCTGCCATCAGAGCGAGTGTATCCCTGCATAGCCAGTGCCTGGTGGCGTTCAGCTGATGGACCATTCATGGGGTTCATGCTGTTCATGCTGTTATAGCGCTGAACCCTTGGAAAGGAGAGCGGGTCCAGTGTCGGACGACGCACTGGGTCACTGGCACGGCGAGGGAGGCTGTTGGGTACCTCATGGGGCATCATGCTCTGCGTGCCATATCCAGTATCACTGCATCGCCGAGGCACAGCTCCAGAAGGTGGCTGGTGGAATGGATGCGATGAGCCTTCCTGGGAGTCACTGTAGAGTGCCATTCGGGTCCTCAGGCTCATTCGATCCATATTGGGAAGAGGAGTCGGTGGAGCCCCACCAATGGCAGCAGCGTACTTTGCCTTGAGCCTATAATGCTGCGCTGGTGTCAGACTAAGGAGGCTTGGGAGACCTCCTCCACTGACGCCACCACCGCCGCACTGGCTGGCCTCACTGGAGCGGCGAGACAGATCAGTGGAGATCGGGTCATAGGAGTCAGCAGAACTGATGTTGTTGTGCCGGTTAGTGCCAAACTGGGACGCCTCACTGGAGCGTCGGCTGGAATAGCAGGGTGAAATACCGGAGGATCGCCGACTCATTGTGTAAGCTGAGCTGagggtgctggtggtgctgtcACGGCGTTCGTTCAGCTGGTTCAGCAGTGTTACTTCACATGAGGACAGGTCACCCATGCGTTGGCCAGGGTACGAAACAGGGTTACTCATCACGTTGGAGCTCTCCAGAAGGGAACCTGGCAGATGCAAGGGACATTATTACTTAATGGCTCCAGCTaattaacagttaaaaacaattaatcaaccATCTTGCACCCTCAACACACAGTAAGCATTTCTTTAACCCCCCACACTTACCGACTGCAGGTATGGGAGGCAGCTTCATGCTGATGCGTTGGCCCTGCAGTGGCTGTGGTGCAGAGTTGACCCAGGGGCAGGAGTCCCTCACTGTCTTCAACCTCTCCTTCTTGATGTTCTCCAGCTTGATGGTGACCGCGCCAACATGGCCCACGGCTTTCCTCATCTGAAGCCCCATCCCAGCCTGCTGTCCCCCAGCGGGAACAGTGGAGTCAACCATGGGGCACTCATCCTGTGCACTGAGGTCCCCGAAGCTGCCCCCGCTGTGCATGGCCATCTCTACCCCACTGTCGTTGTTGTTGGCGCTGCTGAGAGGCGACGGCTCGCTGCTACATGACGAGTGGCCGCCAGGACTCGACTGATACGTCTGGAGGAGGACAGCAGGGAGGAACTTGATGTTAATGTAATGAATCAAACTATATAAGCTTTATTATAAATGATAGTGGTACATTGTTTAGTTTTCTAGAAGTGAGTGAATGTTCTGCAAAACTGGCAAACACGGTGTAAAGAATAAGTGAAATTTTTAATAATAGAaatggataaaataaaataatgaatgtcTCATGCCAAACTCGGAGAACTCCATTATGTATTCTTCAATATGAAATAATTACCACAGTTAAAAATTCTGATTGTGATGGTGTTTTGTAATAACTAATGTAGGCCTATAGTTCCATAATCTCATTAACTATGGAtgagtttgatttatttacaacaagaaaacaagtaGATAATAGATGAGTTCTGTGAGCAACAATCCAGCACAGCGGCGACAGTAATTTAAACTGGCCGAAAATGTACTAAAGTCTTGATCACAGCTTGATGCTGGCACTATTTGTTCAGCACACATGCTAAAACAGCCCCAGCCTTTGAATATTAATGCGACAATGACTTTTATCATCGGCCGACAGCCGAGGGCGACTGCCAGTGATCTTGCGGGCAGAAAAATCCAGTTAAATGgtagagtgtgtatgtgttcatcCCATATACAAAGAAGCATGTCCTGATCatgcaaaatgtactttttagATCATGCAAGAATTCAACTATGTAGCATGAAACATGAGGACACAATCGCACCACATCTCCCATGCTGAGTCGCAAGAAGACACAGACAGTTTGAGTGCTCACCTCAGTGAAGTCTGTCCATTAGGAAGGTTAACTTGAGAGAAGCAAGTTTAGGCAACAACCAGAGAGGTGGGTTAGGAAGGATGCAGGCAGAACCAGCAGTTAACATTTAACCTCAGAGCAATGTTAGTAAAGTGGAAAACAGCAAGAAAATTAGTGTCCTTCTCTTCCACAGCCATGCAGTTATATTCTCATCATATCTCAACAGGTGGCACTGGAAATGTTAAGTTCTGAAAGTGCGAACAAATCTTTTATGAACTATAAAAAAGGGTTGTTCGTAATTTAAGCGATCGGGACTCACCATGGAGTTCTCAGTCTTGATAGATTTGACTTGCAGGCAGTCCTCCACTCCTCTAGAGGTGCTGTTGGCCTCAATCTTGCCGTCCACGCCTCTCGCACTGAGCTTTGAATTCGCCTCGTTCTCCCCGTTGCCTTTGGGCGGCTGCAGCCTCGGTGGCGCGTCGCTTCGCTGTTTCTTGGTGACGTGGGCTTCGGGTCCGTGGACTGTCTTGACATGCTTCCTGAGAGAGCTGGGGTCCGTGTAGCGCTTGGTACAGCCCGGGATCTTACATACGTAGGGTTTCTGCAAAGAGGGATTTAAAGCCCAGATGAACACAAAGTGAAGTTACCATGAAGTACAATTTTTTGAggtagtatttccatttttttttttgctactttatacttctacacCACTATGTATTGCCTtcaaaatgtggtgaagtggaagtaaaaaaagtacttaaagttaagtacagtacttaagaAAATTTACTTAGTTACAATCCATCACTGCTCAAATGTCTGAAACCCCACTGAGTGTCAGCTGATCAACTTGTGTGTTGTGAACGTACCTCATTAGAGTGTGTGCGGTTCTGGTGCTTGGCCCGGTCTGAGGCGTTGGAGAAGGCCTTGTTGCAGCCTTCATGCTCACACACGTACGGCTTCTCCCCGGTGTGGGACCTGAGGTGGGTCTTGAGGTTCTCCAGGCGAGAGTAAGCTTTGGCGCAGCCCTCAAACTGCAGAGACACAAGAaaagacggacagacggacagacagtaAGACCGACTGCTTCAgtgctctgttgttttgtcGGCAGCTgggtagagaaaaaaaaaacctgtgtgtgtttcagttttcaAATGTAATCTACTCTTGGACTCGTGCCCACCTACTGTGGCGTGCCACACAAAGGCAGAGCAGTGCTACACTTTGGTAAAAAGGGCCATTATGCGAAATATCTAAACTAAGTGTGAGGTGTGGTGGAGCTCTTTGTCTGGCCTGCTTTGTTGAGACAAAGAGAAGTCTGTGTTTAGCTTTTGTATTCACTTGTACTGTACAAGCTATAATTTGGTATTCCTTCTGAGCAGTCATTGTGAACGTAATTGGCTTTGAAATTAAAAGAGAATCAAATTAGACGAGCTCAGGAATTGGATACAGAAGTCAGAAGATTCTGCCTTAAAAGAGGAGACTAAAGGGGAGCGTTATGAGAAGATGCACGTGGGATTTGTGCGGAGAATATACAGCGTGGTCTTAATAAGGACCCACGGCCCCCTGCTTGTCTGCAGATTTTAATTACACACCCACGCCGTCAATCAGCTTTTCtttactctccctctctcacaagTCATCTGTTTTAATGCATTCACAAGAGTCTGTGAGCAGGCTTTGAAGCGCAGCAAACAGGCCTTCGATTTGATCTTCACACAGCAAACGAAGGCTTCAGTGAAACCCCCAAGATTTATCAACATGGAAAATATCACTGGCGCTCGgcacaaagaaaaatcacatgGAGGTTTTCTCTTCAGTATTTGTGGGAGCGCTGCTAACGTGGCCGAGTAAAATCCAAGTTCTTCTTCCAGTGGTCGTTAATAGCAGTCAGCTAAAGCTTAATCGCATGATTTAGCGGCATCTAGTAGGAGTTTCACAGACTACTTGACTCGTCATCTATCAAAAATCATTTATCTGAGATTATAGTTGTTAATGCCTGTTGAATAAACAAAATTTAAGGTATTTATAGAAGGAAAGACTCGCTGTCCCGTCAAGAAAAGGTTGATACTGTAGTCAAACATTATCTTCAGCTTGCTGAGAGTTTAGTCCAATCAGAGCAAAGCTCTTTTTTAAACGAGCCAATCGAGGGCTCTGCTATTTCACCTTactgcattgtgggaaatgtaggattgACCTCTCACTAAAAAGCCAGTTGGCGTCTGATTTTGCCCGTTCTCTTTTAAATCTGTCCCCCCAACAACAGTTCACTTCAGTGTTTCACAGGTGTACAATCTTCTTACTGTGCATTTGTGCGGCTTCTCCCCCGTGTGGCGCCTCATGTGGACCACCAGCATGTACTGAGCCTTGAAGGGCTTCTGCTCCCGCGAACACTCCTCCCAGCGACACACGAACTCCTTCTTCTCACCGTGGATGTGGTCGTTGTTGATGTGCTGCAGAGACAATTCAATCCGGGTCAATCATCACAACGTATCACAACGTACGTCTGGGGATACAGAAGTGGTGACTAGACACcaagtgagtctgtgtgagctcgtgtgtgtgtgtgtgtgtgtgtgttactaaAAACGAGTCAGCAAATTCTTGTCTTTTTCCCACCAGAAGATTCTCCCTCTTTcatgtgtccacacacacacacacacattgtgagTGACGGTGCCCATCCATTATGGCTGACAGTTATTATGCATCTGTCAACAGGAGACAAAAACTATAAAAGCACTGTGGCTGTTTTTTCAGGCTGTGTGCGTttgcgagtgtgtgtgactgtgtgtgtcggTTTCTCAAGGAACAGGAACTTCCTCAGATCGCAGTAAAAGTGTTCAGGAAGAGTATTTATCTTTGTTTCCTCTTTACTTTTGATGGATCAGGATGTCAGCGGAGGGAGAGGACAAAGTTTCCTGTGTGATGCTTaaactttgacattttctaTCAGCTAGTCGGCTCGTTTCAGACAAATTAAACTATtgtgacgtcctcaaatgtctgttactgtgatggaggaggaaagaaaccagaaaatattcacctCTAAAGAAATTATCTAAGAAAACTAGAGAGTTGAAACCTTTACGAACACAAAGCTAAGCTTTCACCGGTTCCATATCTAGCGTCCATGTCATCGTCCAACAACATCCAAGACTTCCTGCCTGAAAACTCCCTGAAAACCAT contains:
- the gli2a gene encoding zinc finger protein GLI2a, with translation METSAPTATEKKECKSSGLDGSSFSEIPKKPSPTTLTRGAHHLFPTFHTPIPIDMRHHEGRYHYEPHPLHAMHGPPGLTGSPVISDISLIRLSPHAPPGSGESPFSPPHPYVSPHMEHYLRSVHSSPTLSMISAARGLSPAEVTHEHLKDRALFSLPPPPPGANPTEYYHLMASASQRSPYGDLLMQSSAAAAAAAAAAAAAAAHLPDYISPVDVSRFSSPRLTPRLNRKRALSISPLSDASIDLQTMIRTSPNSLVAYINNSRSSSAASSSYGHLSVGGISPSFSFPPHINPVAYQQLLSQQRGLNAFGHTPPLIQPSPSSFAARQHPLTASAMSTSHNSSNSEANQNASGDPAVSSTVNPLNTKRSKVKTEAEGPLPISPSSQDHGGGILDLSEDLDKDECKQEPEAIYETNCHWEGCTKEYDTQDQLVHHINNDHIHGEKKEFVCRWEECSREQKPFKAQYMLVVHMRRHTGEKPHKCTFEGCAKAYSRLENLKTHLRSHTGEKPYVCEHEGCNKAFSNASDRAKHQNRTHSNEKPYVCKIPGCTKRYTDPSSLRKHVKTVHGPEAHVTKKQRSDAPPRLQPPKGNGENEANSKLSARGVDGKIEANSTSRGVEDCLQVKSIKTENSMTYQSSPGGHSSCSSEPSPLSSANNNDSGVEMAMHSGGSFGDLSAQDECPMVDSTVPAGGQQAGMGLQMRKAVGHVGAVTIKLENIKKERLKTVRDSCPWVNSAPQPLQGQRISMKLPPIPAVGSLLESSNVMSNPVSYPGQRMGDLSSCEVTLLNQLNERRDSTTSTLSSAYTMSRRSSGISPCYSSRRSSEASQFGTNRHNNISSADSYDPISTDLSRRSSEASQCGGGGVSGGGLPSLLSLTPAQHYRLKAKYAAAIGGAPPTPLPNMDRMSLRTRMALYSDSQEGSSHPFHQPPSGAVPRRCSDTGYGTQSMMPHEVPNSLPRRASDPVRRPTLDPLSFPRVQRYNSMNSMNPMNGPSAERHQALAMQGYTRSDGSLQRYPFAPRPPSISENVAMENMAVDGMMIGVEQSGEDDMVLPDDMVQYLRSQNSGPAGHNSGQVAYHSSNQTQGYQTGMAPPASFYAQRRMAMVDATMTQSGQDMQSCQMGPGGSQQPFSAPSENMNKNNMPVQWNEVSSGTVDTTTKLSKQQQHPLRGNLAIVQQRHNFGSFQGHGQGLGSNQQVVPMSQNMSMQGYVNHNSQRLMNISHQQHQQQRQCNNVNFSEQMSPQQGFGQEAIPNSLSGSTSVRPTRNSVADPELQRYRARTQADGYAHVNQVDLQQNYSVASQQQQHNIHNGGRGMLQPRPPTEPKSNARQHTGSSMMQPSRIPKSSDLSPSRATDTSEASPKRPSGSAAHNGNSENPNSAVFYTAQVHMFEPTSANFDAPMSPCASQAPASNTTAAANMASPGVNLVSSSTVDSSTGGSGGTEHAQIDFDTMLDDGDHSSLMSGTLSPGLLQSLSQSSSRLTTPRNSVTLASVPAGIGNMAIGDMNSMLTALAEESKFLNMIS